In Flavobacterium praedii, the DNA window GCTCGAAAATAGTTTTAAAATTAGTAGGGCGTGCCACCATAAGGAAAAGTGGCCTAACTTAGAAACCGCTTATTCGGCCACTTTTCCTTATGCTGTCGGGCTGTTTGCGCTACTTCGGTAGCCAGCGTCCATCCCTCACGCATATTTACAAGGCCTTTTAGTCTAACCCAGATACAGTAGATTTCTAACGCTGAATATGGCTTTTATCTAGATATTTAATTTTTCTAACACATATTTCATCCCCTAACGGGCCTCCATGACTGGTTAAAAAAAAAGGAAATCAAGAATGTGCCATCGCCATACAAACAATACTAATTTTTGCTCCCGGAATTTTAAGCAATGCTTTTGAACAAGCTTCGAGCGTAGCGCCTGTGGTCAATACATCATCAATCAATAGATAATGTTTGTTCCAGTCTTCTTCACAGAAATCAACATCAAAAACCGTTTCAATTCCTTCGATTCTCCCCAAAAGATTCTTTTTTGATTGCGTTTTTGAATATACTTTTCGCATTAAAATAGAATCGTTCATTGGAGTTTTAAAATGCTCAGCCAAAGCCAATCCAAAATTAGTAACTTGATTATAGCCCCTTTCTTTCATGCGTTTTTTATGCAATGGAACAGGAATGATACGATCTACATCCTTTATAATCGGATTGTCTTTTAGCTCGGAAGCGTACCATTCGCCCAAAACGGTTCCAATTTCTTCATGACCTTTGTATTTCAAATTATGTATGAGTTCTTGAACCATTCCCTTTTTATGAAAATACAACAATGCAGAAACATGTTCTACGGGAATTCGACCATAAAACTTTTTAAAGGCTTCATTTTCTGGATTCAAATGATGATTGGTCAAAGGCAATTCATGACGACATACGGTACAAATTACATTTTCATTTGTACCAATGAATGATTTGCAGCCGGCACAAACGGGCGGGAAAAATAGATTGATCAAGGAATTAAGCATATAAAAGTAGATTTATCCATAAAAATAAGAAAATCACCATTTCTAACTTCATTTTTTTCTTTTTTTAATTTCCCTTTTTATATTTTTGCACTATTATGGCAAAACAAGAAGATTTATTTAAGAATGTAGTTTCGCACGCAAAAGAGTACGGATTTATTTTTCCGTCAAGCGAAATATACGATGGTTTAAGTGCAGTCTATGATTATGCACAAAACGGAGTAGAATTAAAAAAGAACATACGCGAATATTGGTGGAAATCGATGGTTCAAATGAACGAAAACATCGTAGGACTAGACGCGGCTATATTGATGCACCCAACCACTTGGAAAGCATCGGGTCACGTGGATGCCTTTAACGATCCATTGATAGACAACAAAGATTCCAAAAGAAGATACAGAGCCGATGTCCTGATTGAAGATTATGCCGAAAAGCTAAATCTAAAAGCTATCAAAGAAATCGAAAAAGCGCGTGCTCGATTTGGGGATGCGTTCAACGAACAAGAATTTGTGACCACCAACGCAAGAGTGATGGAATACAAAGCAAAAGAAAGACAAATTCTGGAAAGAATGGGTCGCTCTTTAGGAGCTGGTGATCTAGACGATGTAAAAGCATTAATCGAAGAACTGGAAATTGCTTGTCCAGAATCAGGTTCTAGAAATTGGACCGA includes these proteins:
- a CDS encoding ComF family protein, with translation MLNSLINLFFPPVCAGCKSFIGTNENVICTVCRHELPLTNHHLNPENEAFKKFYGRIPVEHVSALLYFHKKGMVQELIHNLKYKGHEEIGTVLGEWYASELKDNPIIKDVDRIIPVPLHKKRMKERGYNQVTNFGLALAEHFKTPMNDSILMRKVYSKTQSKKNLLGRIEGIETVFDVDFCEEDWNKHYLLIDDVLTTGATLEACSKALLKIPGAKISIVCMAMAHS